Proteins encoded by one window of Anopheles maculipalpis chromosome 2RL, idAnoMacuDA_375_x, whole genome shotgun sequence:
- the LOC126567689 gene encoding LOW QUALITY PROTEIN: uncharacterized protein LOC126567689 (The sequence of the model RefSeq protein was modified relative to this genomic sequence to represent the inferred CDS: deleted 1 base in 1 codon), which translates to MAPGSSNNQNNNRQTGTKPKSKSSKKNAVPQEIVAPTRRDQLQQQLNVLVDWANVSGASSVVPNNNSQQQHQQQQHFSGAQQPSTSGQQQQQHQQQGQNILLKPRNNRTPGEGTCYEIDNLSLQDNSRYIPVRPIVRRNLLNEGAGGDQNEPHNTAVGVVIPTTPNSALQQTFRINEGASASGVAVGSTHSINNLLHSGSTGGSTVTGVVPKQQHILNPLLLLQQQQNQAVQARSTSSPLSYRVPDGASQNQLNLNKNSNHHQQQQQQQQNHHLLASAAVPSTSSGSRYGPATLPFSSASGTVEDTLNQIQEYIKLTTNLISSVQIDNVSGGFYRRRRNQNKECSMGDESCYFVPINSATLEDVRHSETELNGGPRPQSVQSISTNQSTTPVPPSASCDELRYRMESQSKNMQALKEQQAHLLRLQQAARQQLQEMESIRQMHTASVAPPIESFQTVEQVQDGIGSIMERMRLLSTFIQNQQELSNMLGPDNDADVMADQAMLQQKFQELRDKKSQMHNLVSELQTLNLDANRQFDGEAGTEPRNVPIELTHAPATASDARNATKIFLNGAGSTMEGTNCGVNPVATVEGMSVPSHRQMMGDEHRNGQATSTTVDEEDDEGPLNEEEASVLTGTADMLNDKINEINAMKSQLRRLKEMMDTVKLIEMKTGQESIDEEDEYEEEEDAPEEEEEGDDEDEDGAASAAAIAIQQHQLRPSRSRSRSMSSAPITLLPNGTTIPNEAVDGSEMSQQERDHLNKRVEALQAMTQDLREQAKSIAAERDRLKHARNDLHKRRNNVMELQQQASNQASEKLTNHVASFVSMAGPSGRTPAGPKERQQMELKAELEQKKRELERIEKMTQTIKKNTELSRTSVGEGVSGHEPSVASLPTAPGPSSVVSSSVESCSGGAGSHHRGTPSTHVTIPPAPAPSAISGSLQNNTAGSNATNGSKTNSADSGVTSDIFANAQLESASYQSSSTRSFPPPMPDICNRNAATDRYRLKRSEIDADGAPVGSAGAGPIGRDHRGSSPWPVFGTSGGAGGLSSSNTGPHSPHYGLPYGAGMHDLSHHAAAAGGYVGVGGGVGAYGSSWSTGGGPYGVAANLLPPHAATPNTPPDPIVFQHIMQTQQMLMNSITQCNQLLWIQQREINNLNNAVLLLQERILGTNSSLLLHENLGPSMAATTLIRAESTPPNNGSNAATTASSMYARARSEQPMMSHQQHQQHQQQQQQSSPYHHPHSHLHLTSHPQQQQQQPMQPPFTQPPYSPLAATMVSPQQHPPASQCLANQSTQRNNTNPIAQAGLPPSGANVAGRLRSSVRPLNINTLNNALYDDQSGGSGGVGVTTTEATSGMANEYGAGSVAPNMINNLCSSGSQPATPTPSLLAQQQHHQQQHQSSLRFGQNYNNLNNTVNNNLSNANMQNNHNLYNQQQDTSSQQQTQALNNQVLPGVRANNYWDNFRSYSRQNLLSSNSCKSNEESCSQSGSAGGGGSGGGGGGGGGGGGGTGGGGVAGCGGPGVGGSGGSTGSGGSGNAGGSGCNTINNQLQRNNSNASNQYMNNQSSNKYQQSINITRNNSLSNSNHVNSQELDSSGSQQLLGYHPNQEQPIDDCSGQVVDHQRHQHGQVPVQQTQLPNLGGHSMQGGRHSQEAYQSQAPIATARQQQHRQQSQLVGSGQSIQTQSATHPYAPVPQQPLHQSVPPQQHHPSTSGMGTQQHQQQIAVQQQPQHSHHTPLNQSNSLDLGDLQFHTNPINLGLANKTHPKASGHKKYPLSLRSCRDAGAGGEGSSGCYVSGGGDMNLASTCTYQHDSKSTSKLFEALKENVYQEVKNLITANESRPHFLIQLFRELQLISSDPLRQRTLQSIQELYNRYIESTLQEENHVNNVGSNNLLASSGLSNMPEGVSSVGEGMANISEPRNTPPRDTRNEEVAVELEVVQNYTNLRQQQQQQQQQQYHYISPNGTDLPGGQSSSPGDGIGSSLPNATTSSSTPPGAGRRHSATRPLNQEQLVPIAVANSEIINIIMGDIVSVINSVDYINDSVLFKIAGVICNHAAGGAPVDYGQPVGDAGQQQHHHHHHHQHHYHHHLSRAGQSPAASLLAAASFLSAQGDEQQGGVAPELGGGVAANAGGSVGGDVFSREDFLRHLESWNRTDKDEFISNLENFLNNILLRSSAVEGEEGEEEEDAITGGPVIGGQQNQTYGDEVQPPEASYEGDVSENALNGNGMAPFAAGEQRPLESAVVVSSSSSNAVYSSTTYDLAEADQVCDMDNSTGSLTAVAASVGCASGTNSTMEHPSGGVGSNFDDRWTVVVQKKPVTEEQTAATQPRMGGMQQQQMNGGPSGTNGTVPPTGAPGGGNNGNNINNNWQSEEVADEHMEQTEEQHRSSYY; encoded by the exons ATGGCGCCGGGTTCGAgcaacaatcaaaacaataacCGTCAGACGGGTACAAAGCCGAAATCGAAATcgtcgaagaaaaatgcagTTCCGCAGGAAATCGTTGCCCCGACCCGGAGGGACCAGCTCCAGCAGCAGCTAAAT GTACTCGTCGATTGGGCAAACGTTTCCGGCGCATCGTCGGTGGTGCCGAACAACAATtctcagcaacaacatcagcagcagcagcatttcaGTGGCGCACAACAACCATCGACAagtggccagcagcagcaacagcaccagcagcaaggGCAGAACATTCTTCTAAAACCCCGCAACAATCGGACACCTGGTGAAGGCACCTGTTACGAAATCG ATAATCTGTCGCTGCAAGATAACAGCCGCTACATACCGGTACGGCCAATCGTACGACGCAACCTGCTGAACGAAGGTGCCGGCGGTGATCAGAACGAACCGCACAACACAGCAGTCGGTGTAGTAATTCCGACGACGCCCAATTCCGCTCTACAGCAAACTTTTCGCATAAACGAGGGAGCATCAGCGAGTGGAGTCGCTGTTGGATCGACCCATAGCATTAACAATTTGCTTCATAGTGGATCGACCGGTGGCTCAACCGTAACAGGAGTTGTGCCGAAGCAGCAACACATCCTTAACCCTCTATTGCTtcttcagcaacaacaaaaccaagcgGTGCAAGCAAGATCGACGTCCTCACCCTTGAGTTATCGTGTACCGGATGGTGCTTCACAGAATCAGctaaatttgaacaaaaattcgaaccaccatcagcagcagcaacagcagcaacaaaatcatCACTTACTCGCAAGTGCTGCCGTGCCATCGACTTCTTCCGGTTCGCGTTACGGTCCCGCTACGCTTCCGTTTAGCTCCGCCAGCGGTACGGTTGAGGATACGCTGAATCAGATTCAGGAGTACATCAAGCTGACCACAAATCTGATCTCATCTGTGCAGATAGATAACGTGAGTGGTGGTTTTTACAGGCGGAGAAGAAACCAGAACAAAGAGTGC AGTATGGGAGACGAGAGTTGTTACTTTGTGCCGATTAACTCCGCCACGCTGGAGGACGTGCGGCACTCCGAAACGGAG CTGAACGGTGGACCAAGACCACAATCGGTGCAAAGCATTAGCACGAACCAATCGACAACGCCCGTTCCACCGTCGGCATCCTGCGACGAATTACGCTACCGTATGGAGTCTCAGTCGAAAAATATGCAAGCCCTCAAGGAACAGCAGGCTCATCTGCTCCGCCTGCAACAAGCAGCACGCCAGCAACTTCAGGAAATGGAATCAATCCGTCAGATGCATACGGCCAGTGTAGCTCCACCGATAGAATCTTTCCAAACGGTGGAACAGGTGCAGGATGGCATCGGTAGCATCATGGAGCGAATGCGTCTCCTTTCTACCTTCATTCAAAACCAGCAAGAGCTAAGCAACATGCTGGGCCCTGATAATGATGCTGATGTAATGGCGGATCAAGCAATGCTGCAGCAAAAGTTCCAGGAACTACGCGACAAGAAGAGTCAAATGCATAATCTCGTGTCGGAGTTGCAGACTTTAAATCTGGATGCAAATCGACAATTTGATGGTGAAGCTGGGACGGAACCGCGTAATGTACCGATCGAACTAACACACGCACCAGCAACCGCTTCCGATGCTAGGAATGCGACGAAAATATTCCTCAACGGTGCTGGAAGCACCATGGAAGGTACGAACTGTGGCGTAAACCCGGTGGCCACTGTGGAAGGAATGTCGGTACCGTCGCACCGTCAGATGATGGGTGACGAGCACCGTAACGGACAGGCCACCTCAACCACGGTGGACGAGGAAGACGATGAAGGACCGCTAAATGAGGAGGAAGCATCCGTTCTTACCGGCACGGCTGACATGTTGAACGATAAGATAAATGAGATAAATGCTATGAAGTCACAGTTGCGCCGGCTAAAAGAGATGATGGACACGGTAAAGCTGATCGAGATGAAAACGGGCCAAGAATCGATCGACGAAGAGGATGAgtacgaggaggaggaggatgcaccggaagaagaagaggaaggtgACGATGAGGACGAGGATGGAGCAGCATCAGCTGCGGCAATCGCCATACAACAGCATCAGCTCCGCCCCAGCAGAAGCCGTTCCCGGTCGATGAGTTCCGCACCGATTACGCTTCTTCCGAACGGCACTACGATCCCTAACGAGGCAGTAGATGGCTCGGAGATGTCCCAACAGGAGCGTGACCATCTCAACAAGCGTGTAGAAGCCCTCCAAGCGATGACACAGGATCTCCGCGAACAGGCTAAATCTATTGCAGCCGAAAGGGACCGTTTAAAGCACGCTCGGAACGATCTGCACAAACGTCGGAACAATGTGATGGAGTTGCAGCAACAGGCAAGTAATCAGGCGAGCGAAAAACTCACCAACCATGTGGCTTCGTTTGTTTCGATGGCTGGTCCAAGTGGACGTACCCCAGCTGGACCAAAAGAGCGTCAGCAGATGGAGTTGAAGGCGGAACTTGAGCAGAAAAAGCGTGAACTTGAACGTATCGAAAAGATGACGCAGACTATCAAGAAAAACACGGAACTTTCCCGTACGTCTGTTGGGGAAGGTGTGAGTGGTCATGAACCGTCGGTAGCTTCCCTTCCGACAGCGCCTGGTCCTTCGTCGGTAGTTTCTTCATCGGTTGAGTCGTGCAGTGGCGGTGCCGGATCGCACCATCGTGGTACACCATCCACGCACGTAACCATTCCACCAGCACCGGCCCCTTCAGCCATAAGCGGATCACTGCAGAACAACACGGCCGGTAGTAATGCGACCAACGGTTCGAAAACCAACTCTGCCGACTCGGGTGTTACGTCGGATATCTTTGCCAACGCGCAACTCGAATCGGCCAGCTATCAGTCGAGCAGTAcgcgcagttttccaccaccgATGCCCGATATCTGCAATCGTAATGCGGCGACCGATCGATATCGGTTGAAGAGGAGCGAAATTGATGCGGATGGTGCACCGGTTGGTTCGGCTGGTGCTGGTCCTATTGGGCGTGATCATCGGGGATCTTCACCGTGGCCCGTGTTTGGAACGAGTGGTGGCGCTGGTGGACTGTCAAGCTCGAATACGGGCCCGCACAGTCCACACTACGGATTGCCATACGGAGCTGGGATGCACGATCTGTCTCATCATGCGGCAGCTGCCGGTGGttatgttggtgttggaggaGGTGTTGGAGCGTATGGAAGTAGCTGGAGCACGGGGGGAGGTCCGTACGGTGTGGCGGCTAATTTGTTGCCACCGCATGCTGCCACACCAAATACACCGCCCGATCCGATCGTCTTTCAACACATCATGCAAACGCAGCAGATGCTGATGAACTCGATTACGCAGTGTAATCAGTTGCTGTGGATTCAGCAGCGAGAAATCAACAATCTCAACAATGCTGTCCTGTTG CTGCAAGAACGGATACTCGGCACAAACAGTAGCTTGTTGCTTCATGAAAACCTTGGCCCATCGATGGCGGCTACTACGCTGATAAGGGCAGAGTCAACACCACCGAACAATGGATCGAACGCAGCCACCACGGCCAGCAGCATGTACGCGCGGGCTCGTTCCGAACAACCGATGATGtcccatcagcagcatcagcagcatcagcagcagcagcaacaatcctCTCCCTACCATCATCCTCACTCCCATCTCCATCTGACCTCTCatccgcagcagcaacagcagcaaccaatGCAACCACCTTTTACCCAACCGCCATACAGTCCGCTTGCTGCTACAATGGTGTCCCCACAGCAACACCCGCCAGCTTCCCAATGCCTCGCGAATCAATCCACGCAGCGTAACAATACTAACCCAATCGCCCAGGCCGGACTGCCGCCGAGTGGTGCCAATGTTGCCGGTCGGTTGCGTTCGAGTGTGCGTCCGCTTAACATTAACACGCTTAACAATGCGCTTTACGATGATCAATCCGGCGGTAGTGGTGGCGTAGGTGTTACGACCACCGAAGCCACTTCCGGCATGGCAAACGAGTACGGTGCCGGTTCGGTTGCCCCGAACATGATCAACAATCTGTGCAGTAGCGGTTCGCAACCGGCCACACCAACGCCATCTTTACTtgctcagcagcagcaccatcagcaacaacatcagtccTCGTTGCGCTTTGGACAGAATTACAACAATCTGAACAACACGGTAAACAACAATCTCTCGAACGCAAACATGCAGAACAATCACAATCTGTACAACCAGCAGCAAGATACTTCCTCCCAGCAGCAAACCCAAGCCCTCAACAACCAGGTGCTGCCGGGAGTGAGGGCCAATAATTATTGGGATAACTTTCGCAG CTACTCAAGACAAAATCTCCTATCGAGCAACAGCTGCAAAAGCAACGAAGAATCATGCTCGCAAAGTGGTAGCGCCGGCggtggtggcagtggtggtggaggtggtggaggaggtggtggtggtggtggcacaggaggaggaggagtagCTGGATGTGGTGGACCGGGAGTTGGTGGAAGTGGTGGCAGTACAGGAAGCGGTGGTTCTGGGAATGCTGGCGGAAGTGGCTGTAATACGATAAATAATCAACTGCAGCGTAATAATAGTAATGCTTCGAATCAGTACATGAACAACCAGAGTAGCAACAAGTACCAGCAGTCGATCAATATTACTCGCAACAACTCTCTCAGCAATTCGAATCATGTGAACAGTCAGGAGTTGGATTCTTCTGGATCGCAACAGCTGTTGGGCTACCATCCGAATCAGGAACAACCGATCGATGATTGTAGTGGACAGGTTGTTGATCATCAGCGTCACCAGCATGGTCAGGTACCGGTACAGCAAACACAATTGCCTAACCTTGGCGGACACTCGATGCAAGGAGGAAGACACTCCCAGGAAGCGTATCAATCACAGGCACCGATTGCAACCGCTCGCCAGCAACAGCATCGTCAACAATCTCAACTAGTCGGATCGGGACAGTCAATTCAAACGCAATCAGCAACACATCCATACGCACCAGTTCCACAACAACCTTTACATCAGTCGGTTccaccacaacaacatcaTCCATCGACGAGTGGGATGGGAactcaacaacatcagcaacaaatCGCGGTAcaacagcagccacagcaCTCCCATCATACGCCCCTAAACCAGTCAAACTCATTAGATCTAGGCGATCTGCAATTCCACACTAATCCAATCAATTTGGGCTTAGCGAACAAAACTCATCCGAAAGCGAGTGGCCACAAGAAGTATCCACTGTCTTTGCGATCTTGCCGGGATGCTGGAGCCGGTGGGGAAGGAAGTAGCGGATGTTATGTGTCCGGTGGTGGAGACATGAATCTTGCATCCACCTGCACCTATCAGCACGATTCCAA ATCGACCTCGAAACTGTTCGAAGCACTCAAGGAAAACGTCTACCAGGAGGTGAAGAATCTCATCACAGCGAACGAATCTCGGCCTCACTTTCTGATACAGCTTTTCCGTGAGCTGCAACTGATCTCGTCTGATCCACTGAGACAGCGCACGTTGCAGTCGATACAGGAGCTATACAATCGGTACATTGAATCCACGCTGCAGGAAGAAAATCATGTCAACAATGTTGGAAGCAACAATTTGTTGGCCTCTAGTGGACTTTCCAATATGCCGGAAGGAGTCAGTTCTGTTGGGGAAGGAATGGCCAACATCAGTGAACCAAGAAATACTCCACCAAGGGATACAAGGAATGAAGAAGTTGCTGTGGAGCTGGAGGTAGTTCAAAACTACACCAATCTtcgtcaacagcagcagcagcaacagcagcaacaatatcACTACATTTCACCTAATGGAACTGACCTGCCGGGAGGACAAAGCTCTTCACCTGGAGATGGAATAGGTTCATCCTTGCCGAACGCTACGACATCCAGCAGCACTCCACCGGGTGCTGGACGTCGACATTCGGCAACTCGACCCCTAAACCAAGAGCAACTCGTCCCTATTGCAGTGGCCAATTCGGAAATCATTAACATAATAATGGGCGATATCGTGTCGGTGATAAATTCGGTCGATTACATCAACGATTCGGTGCTGTTTAAGATTGCCGGGGTTATCTGCAACCATGCGGCTGGTGGTGCACCGGTAGACTACGGACAGCCGGTAGGTGATGCcggacagcagcaacaccatcatcaccatcaccaccagcatcattatcatcatcatctttccCGTGCAGGGCAGTCACCGGCGGCATCGTTGCTGGCCGCTGCTTCCTTCCTATCGGCGCAAGGCGATGAACAGCAGGGTGGCGTTGCACCGGAGCTGGGCGGTGGTGTTGCTGCCAACGCCGGAGGAAGTGTCGGAGGCGACGTGTTTAGTCGGGAGGATTTCTTGCGCCATCTTGAAAGCTGGAACCGTACCGATAAGGATGAGTTTATTTCCAATTTGGAGAACTTTTTGAACAATATACTCCTACGGTCGTCTGCTGTGGAGGGCGAAGaaggggaggaagaggaggacgcAATTACGGGAGGTCCTGTGATTGGGGGTCAGCAAAACCAGACCTACGGTGATGAGGTACAACCGCCAGAAGCGAGCTATGAAGGTGATGTGAGCGAAAATGCTCTtaatggaaatggaatggcACCATTTGCTGCTGGAGAGCAACGGCCGCTAGAATCTGCAGTAGTCGTCAGTTCAAGCTCCTCCAACGCTGTTTACTCCTCGACAACGTACGATTTGGCTGAAGCTGATCAGGTGTGCGATATGGACAATTCCACCGGAAGCTTGACAGCCGTTGCTGCCTCTGTCGGATGTGCTAGTGGAACAAATTCCACGATGGAACATCCATCCGGTGGTGTTGGGTCCAACTTTGATGATCGCTGGACCGTCGTGGTGCAGAAGAAACCGGTCACGGAAGAACAAACGGCGGCAACACAACCTCGGATGGGGGgaatgcaacagcaacagatgAATGGTGGTCCGAGTGGAACCAATGGAACCGTACCACCAACGGGTGCACCGGGTGGAGGAAACAATGGAAATAATATCAACAATAACTGGCAGTCTGAAGAGGTCGCTGACGAACATATGGAGCAGACCGAG GAACAACACCGTTCGTCTTACTACTAA